A single window of Metallosphaera hakonensis JCM 8857 = DSM 7519 DNA harbors:
- a CDS encoding elongation factor 1-beta, which yields MTEVMVVLKVFPEGDETDLEKVSNSLVSKLPEGYKLIRKETEPIAFGLKALVLYISMPEKTEGGTDTLEELASGIEGVSHAEVVGVTRLGF from the coding sequence ATGACAGAGGTAATGGTAGTACTCAAGGTTTTCCCTGAAGGGGATGAAACTGACCTTGAAAAAGTCTCCAACAGTTTAGTCTCCAAACTACCTGAAGGTTACAAGCTGATAAGGAAGGAGACCGAGCCCATAGCCTTCGGGCTCAAGGCCTTAGTTCTCTATATCTCCATGCCAGAGAAGACAGAGGGTGGTACGGATACACTTGAGGAACTAGCCTCTGGTATTGAAGGAGTTAGCCACGCGGAAGTAGTGGGCGTGACGAGGCTCGGGTTTTAA
- a CDS encoding zinc finger domain-containing protein gives MSMRLSLREEVEPPVCSSCGKIMHPREKGAIFSCPNCGEVTIYRDKYCRLQGVSYTCPKCGFVGP, from the coding sequence ATGTCGATGAGGTTAAGCCTAAGGGAGGAAGTAGAACCGCCGGTGTGCTCCAGTTGCGGTAAAATTATGCATCCAAGGGAGAAAGGAGCTATATTCTCCTGTCCCAACTGTGGAGAAGTTACCATATACAGGGATAAGTACTGTAGGTTACAAGGAGTTTCTTATACCTGTCCAAAGTGCGGATTTGTTGGTCCTTAA
- the pth2 gene encoding peptidyl-tRNA hydrolase Pth2 — MKMIIIVRTDIEMGKGKIAAQVAHAAVSLVLASMGRSTWNQWLEAWLEEGQPKVVLKISSLSELLERIERAKSQGLQTTIITDAGRTQVEPGTITCAGIGPAPDNEIDKITSDLKLL; from the coding sequence ATGAAAATGATTATCATAGTGAGGACTGACATTGAAATGGGGAAGGGGAAGATAGCCGCTCAAGTAGCTCACGCTGCCGTGTCCTTAGTTTTAGCTTCCATGGGACGATCAACATGGAATCAATGGTTGGAGGCATGGTTAGAAGAGGGTCAACCTAAAGTCGTATTGAAGATCTCTAGTTTGAGCGAACTCTTGGAACGTATAGAGAGAGCGAAGTCCCAGGGACTTCAAACCACAATAATCACTGATGCAGGGAGAACTCAGGTGGAACCTGGAACCATAACCTGCGCTGGAATTGGACCTGCGCCAGACAATGAGATTGATAAGATCACGAGTGATCTAAAACTCCTGTGA
- the truD gene encoding tRNA pseudouridine(13) synthase TruD, giving the protein MLDLDLAIGIELRLHDWPPIEATISRPEGFKVIEEVDGKPCSQWTGLRDGKFAVYLLKKRGIDHFSVISRLSSVLKERPGYLGIKDANAITEQLIYTRRKIIESYSEQSFSIEFRGFIDGKINHTGNIFEIELITENKDEVKERAEILRREGLLPAFIGYQRFGTRRPITHLVGKAITERDWCKAVEYILGYPFIWENVDIKKFRLAYMEGRVTDDLLERIPKQERSVYLELARGNCLSALKKSSVKPSFYVEAYQSYLFNRILSRKLLRSKIFERDEILVPTKPEDCDTECREVFDEEGIDKGSFYIEEVGVNLRPLRRKAFMNVSSIRVDVHNNLKIMFSLERGMYATLVLSEILNTDPKNFT; this is encoded by the coding sequence TTGCTAGATTTAGACTTAGCCATTGGAATAGAGCTCCGATTACATGATTGGCCTCCAATAGAGGCTACCATAAGTAGACCTGAGGGATTTAAGGTAATAGAGGAAGTAGATGGAAAGCCATGTTCCCAATGGACAGGGCTAAGAGATGGTAAGTTTGCAGTCTATCTTCTTAAAAAGAGGGGAATAGATCACTTCTCAGTTATCTCGAGACTGTCATCCGTCTTGAAAGAGAGACCAGGATATCTGGGGATAAAGGACGCTAACGCCATAACCGAACAATTGATCTATACAAGGAGAAAAATCATTGAGTCTTATTCTGAGCAATCATTTTCGATCGAGTTCAGAGGTTTTATAGATGGCAAAATTAACCATACTGGTAATATTTTTGAAATAGAACTGATTACTGAAAACAAAGATGAGGTGAAAGAGAGGGCCGAGATTCTAAGAAGGGAAGGATTGTTGCCAGCTTTCATTGGTTACCAACGTTTTGGGACTAGGAGACCAATTACACACCTAGTGGGGAAGGCGATCACGGAACGCGACTGGTGTAAGGCTGTGGAGTACATTCTAGGGTATCCCTTCATATGGGAGAACGTCGACATCAAGAAATTTAGATTGGCCTACATGGAGGGGAGAGTTACAGATGATCTCCTTGAGAGGATACCTAAACAAGAGAGGTCGGTTTACTTGGAACTTGCCAGAGGCAATTGCTTGTCAGCTTTAAAGAAGTCAAGTGTGAAGCCCAGCTTCTACGTGGAGGCATATCAGAGTTATCTATTTAACAGGATACTATCGAGAAAATTGTTGAGATCTAAGATATTTGAGCGGGACGAAATATTGGTACCTACCAAGCCCGAAGATTGCGATACCGAGTGCCGTGAGGTATTTGATGAAGAGGGGATAGATAAAGGGTCATTCTATATTGAAGAAGTCGGGGTTAACCTCAGACCATTGAGGAGAAAGGCTTTCATGAACGTGAGCTCTATAAGAGTTGACGTTCATAATAACTTAAAAATAATGTTCTCCTTAGAGAGAGGTATGTATGCCACCCTCGTCCTCTCAGAAATTCTAAACACTGACCCAAAAAACTTTACTTAG
- the aspS gene encoding aspartate--tRNA(Asn) ligase translates to MLRTHFIQDISPESDGKEVVLAGWVHNVRDLGGKKFILLRDKSGIGQVVVDKTSPSFEIAKDLSQESVIQVIGVVRADKRAPNGVEVSCKELKLLSKAKVPLPLDVSDKVKADIEVRLKERLLDLRRQEMQAMIRIQSTAVRAFRETLYKHGFYEIFTPKIIATGTEGGAQLFPVIYFGKEAFLAQSPQLYKELLAGAVERVFEIAPAWRAEESDTPYHLAEFISMDVEMAFADYNDVMNIVEDVIVNVLESVAKNNQNDLAILNHRLPSVTRPIKRVAYKEAIEILRSQGLQTKFGDDIGTPESRVLNKVLEQDLYFITDWPAEARPFYTRRKEKEPEISESFDLVYRWLELVSGSSRNHTREVLEKELRARGLNPVNFEFFLKWFDYGIPPHAGFGMGLQRFMLMLTGLQNVKEISLFPRDKKRLVP, encoded by the coding sequence ATGTTAAGGACCCACTTTATTCAAGATATATCGCCCGAGTCAGACGGCAAGGAAGTTGTTTTAGCCGGTTGGGTTCATAACGTTAGGGACCTTGGTGGAAAGAAGTTCATCCTTCTTAGGGATAAGAGTGGTATAGGACAAGTTGTAGTTGATAAAACTTCCCCTTCCTTTGAGATCGCTAAGGATCTCAGCCAAGAATCCGTGATCCAAGTAATTGGTGTGGTTAGGGCAGATAAAAGGGCACCAAATGGCGTTGAGGTGTCCTGTAAGGAATTAAAGCTCCTGAGCAAAGCTAAGGTCCCACTCCCCTTGGACGTATCTGATAAGGTAAAGGCAGATATTGAGGTTAGGCTCAAGGAAAGACTACTAGATCTTAGAAGGCAAGAAATGCAGGCTATGATAAGAATCCAGTCAACGGCTGTCAGAGCATTTAGAGAGACTCTATATAAACACGGATTCTATGAGATATTTACTCCCAAGATAATAGCCACTGGTACAGAGGGAGGAGCTCAGCTTTTCCCAGTGATATATTTCGGAAAAGAAGCGTTTTTGGCCCAGAGCCCACAGTTATATAAGGAGCTTTTAGCTGGGGCGGTGGAGAGAGTATTTGAGATAGCCCCTGCCTGGAGAGCGGAGGAGTCTGATACTCCCTATCACCTTGCGGAATTCATTAGCATGGATGTTGAAATGGCCTTTGCTGACTATAACGATGTCATGAATATAGTAGAGGACGTAATAGTAAATGTCCTTGAAAGCGTTGCCAAGAACAACCAGAACGATTTGGCTATTCTGAACCACCGACTTCCCTCAGTCACCAGGCCAATCAAGAGGGTAGCCTATAAGGAGGCCATAGAAATCCTGAGGTCTCAAGGTCTCCAAACTAAGTTCGGAGACGATATAGGTACTCCAGAGTCTAGGGTTCTCAATAAAGTTCTCGAGCAGGACTTGTACTTTATAACGGATTGGCCGGCCGAGGCTAGGCCTTTCTATACAAGGAGGAAGGAAAAAGAGCCTGAAATAAGCGAGAGCTTTGACTTAGTTTATAGATGGTTGGAACTCGTATCTGGAAGTAGCAGGAACCACACAAGGGAAGTTCTGGAAAAGGAGCTAAGAGCTAGAGGCCTTAACCCAGTTAACTTTGAGTTCTTCCTTAAGTGGTTCGATTACGGAATCCCCCCTCACGCTGGATTTGGGATGGGACTTCAAAGGTTCATGCTAATGCTTACGGGACTTCAGAACGTTAAGGAAATATCCCTCTTCCCAAGGGATAAGAAGAGATTGGTTCCTTGA
- a CDS encoding transcription elongation factor NusA translates to MKIPLDYLCVRSGLLCNRCQNLVDSGQVDQFEIKVMEALLELEEGQFKELKDATYYKAIRSGNLVILLVESPQAMDSSKWIKIARALQDKLKLKVRIIEKSTSIKNSAVQLLSPARVLGVNTVWLPDGSVQYVIRVAKNERRLLPANASDLENALSRIHDTKVKIRVE, encoded by the coding sequence ATGAAAATTCCTCTTGATTACCTTTGCGTTAGAAGCGGTCTTTTGTGCAACCGTTGCCAAAATTTGGTTGACAGCGGTCAAGTGGATCAGTTTGAGATTAAGGTTATGGAGGCTCTACTTGAGTTAGAAGAGGGTCAGTTCAAGGAGCTTAAGGACGCAACATATTACAAGGCTATAAGATCCGGTAACCTAGTTATACTCCTAGTGGAGAGCCCCCAAGCCATGGACTCTTCAAAATGGATTAAAATAGCTAGGGCACTGCAGGATAAGCTTAAGTTGAAGGTAAGAATAATCGAGAAATCTACTAGCATTAAAAATAGCGCCGTTCAGTTATTATCTCCTGCTAGAGTCCTTGGGGTTAACACGGTTTGGTTGCCAGACGGTTCTGTTCAATACGTGATTAGAGTGGCTAAAAATGAAAGACGACTATTGCCAGCTAACGCGTCCGATCTAGAAAACGCTTTATCCAGGATCCATGATACAAAGGTTAAAATAAGGGTTGAGTGA
- a CDS encoding 50S ribosomal protein L40e, whose translation MPLTDQAKIQIVQERVFIKKVCRDCGALNSIRATKCRRCHSTNLRPKKKELPTKRA comes from the coding sequence ATGCCTTTAACAGACCAGGCCAAAATCCAAATAGTTCAGGAGAGAGTGTTCATAAAGAAAGTATGCAGAGATTGCGGGGCCTTAAATTCCATAAGGGCTACCAAGTGTAGAAGATGCCACAGTACTAACTTGAGACCCAAGAAGAAAGAACTACCAACTAAGAGAGCTTAA
- a CDS encoding nucleotidyltransferase, with the protein MITFDKIGGVLNEIKEVLDFVIIGDTIVDLLLGRKGTDSDVDIFPLNFSALVEFDVLKDLADRKGWDIGSTPIDTPRLIVPLGDDQLQVDLYENVQDFFVPPIVIESAEERQIGKGYFKIIRLEDYILLKANAFREEDEEELNKIIQLIGERKLKIDSKILSLHSEAFEENRESVKERLSSIGFKLS; encoded by the coding sequence TTGATTACGTTTGATAAAATTGGAGGAGTTCTGAATGAAATTAAAGAGGTTCTAGATTTCGTAATAATTGGAGACACGATAGTTGACCTTTTGCTTGGAAGAAAGGGAACAGACAGCGACGTGGATATTTTTCCCCTTAACTTCAGTGCACTAGTTGAATTCGACGTCCTAAAGGACTTGGCGGATAGAAAAGGGTGGGATATCGGATCAACACCAATAGATACACCTAGGCTCATAGTGCCACTGGGCGACGACCAATTGCAAGTGGATCTCTATGAAAATGTCCAAGACTTTTTCGTTCCACCTATAGTGATTGAAAGTGCAGAGGAGAGACAGATAGGTAAGGGTTACTTTAAGATAATAAGATTGGAGGATTACATTCTATTGAAAGCTAATGCATTTAGGGAAGAAGATGAGGAAGAACTCAATAAAATTATTCAACTAATAGGAGAAAGAAAATTAAAAATCGACTCTAAAATATTGAGCCTACATAGCGAGGCTTTTGAAGAAAATAGGGAGAGTGTAAAGGAGAGACTTAGCTCCATTGGGTTTAAGCTCTCTTAG
- a CDS encoding thiamine pyrophosphate-binding protein encodes MSQPKRKEETVGREMTGDEALAYVLKEIGIKKVFTSNAIPDFLRDRLTQYNLTVDTSLTIRDALLLADAFARDTGDAGVVISTPESLLLEGNSVVAQAFSDSVPLLMIGTLRSYRDVGKARVEELKSPDDVAVSLSPFVKFKERVISIEEITVTVEKGYKEALSNRMRPALVEIAEELFRLKAYPLSTAEQKPERKTPDKNTVAKVAEVLGNSKLPVIIAGYGVRASGASAQLLELAELLDAPVISTFRAKGAFPASHPLYAGEGLGAFSTDVGSKLMIEADSILVLGSRLPQLSTAGWSMKYKGFLMHNNVDGEDIGKVIMPQVPIVADTGLFLKELIGVLKQKFKENMNRGIRGEIATSRKVYPIKPHSGLWPYDITRLLMQFNFSKYFIDLSAPTMDLVRLPVDRPVWHMSETIIEKGIGVAGVIQSNDPNSLGITDVSGALKGLGLIQQRMKKTVGTILIMNDGGATYLDTFKSDIPSIGRSGVTMDLDEQLERSIGAITVDTYSGLKDILGEKKESLKVINVKIDPDYESVVLLKP; translated from the coding sequence TTGAGCCAGCCAAAGAGGAAGGAAGAGACGGTTGGAAGGGAAATGACGGGAGATGAGGCACTGGCTTACGTACTCAAGGAGATTGGTATAAAAAAGGTATTTACATCAAACGCAATTCCGGACTTCCTAAGAGACAGATTAACCCAATATAATCTTACGGTCGACACGTCTCTCACAATAAGAGACGCATTATTGTTAGCAGACGCCTTCGCGAGAGACACAGGAGATGCTGGAGTTGTTATAAGTACTCCGGAAAGCCTATTACTCGAGGGAAATAGCGTAGTTGCGCAGGCGTTCTCTGATTCCGTTCCCCTACTTATGATAGGCACATTAAGATCGTATAGGGATGTGGGCAAGGCTAGAGTGGAAGAGCTTAAATCCCCAGATGACGTAGCTGTTTCCCTTTCACCTTTCGTAAAATTCAAAGAAAGAGTGATCAGTATTGAGGAGATCACAGTAACCGTGGAGAAGGGATATAAAGAGGCCTTAAGCAATAGAATGAGGCCTGCTCTCGTGGAAATAGCGGAAGAGCTCTTCAGACTAAAGGCCTATCCGCTCTCCACAGCTGAGCAGAAACCAGAGAGGAAGACCCCAGACAAGAACACTGTGGCAAAGGTAGCCGAGGTTTTAGGTAATTCTAAGTTACCGGTAATAATTGCAGGATACGGTGTGAGAGCTAGCGGTGCATCGGCCCAGCTATTGGAACTGGCAGAATTACTGGATGCCCCCGTAATATCTACCTTCAGGGCTAAAGGGGCATTCCCAGCTTCCCATCCCCTATATGCGGGAGAGGGTTTGGGCGCTTTCTCTACTGATGTGGGTTCCAAACTAATGATTGAAGCGGATTCGATTCTGGTTCTAGGATCTAGACTCCCTCAGCTTAGTACTGCAGGATGGTCCATGAAATACAAGGGGTTCCTGATGCATAACAACGTTGACGGAGAAGATATAGGTAAGGTGATAATGCCACAAGTCCCCATAGTGGCTGATACAGGACTTTTCCTCAAGGAATTGATTGGAGTCCTTAAACAGAAGTTCAAGGAGAACATGAACAGGGGAATTAGAGGAGAGATAGCTACAAGCAGGAAGGTATATCCCATCAAACCGCACTCAGGTTTATGGCCCTATGATATAACAAGGCTATTAATGCAATTCAACTTTTCCAAGTACTTTATTGATTTAAGTGCCCCTACCATGGATCTTGTCAGGCTTCCAGTGGATAGGCCAGTGTGGCATATGAGTGAGACAATCATTGAAAAGGGAATTGGTGTTGCAGGCGTAATTCAATCTAATGATCCGAATTCCTTGGGTATAACCGATGTAAGCGGGGCCCTGAAAGGCCTAGGTTTGATTCAACAAAGAATGAAGAAAACTGTTGGGACTATTCTTATAATGAACGACGGCGGTGCTACCTATCTAGATACATTCAAGTCTGATATACCATCAATTGGCCGCTCTGGAGTGACAATGGATCTCGATGAGCAACTAGAGCGATCCATTGGGGCAATTACTGTTGATACGTATTCTGGACTCAAGGACATACTGGGAGAGAAAAAAGAAAGCCTCAAGGTAATCAACGTAAAGATAGACCCAGACTATGAGTCTGTAGTGCTACTTAAGCCGTAA
- a CDS encoding ATP-binding protein, which translates to MFEPEKFIEEIEPQVKSIVGNNRVVAAVSGGVDSTTAAALMYRILGDRVIPVMLDTGFLREDEAESVRLMLRDIMPLKVVDMSQKFLSSLEGLKDAEEKRKKFRDLFYTAISEIIKTHESKFLVQGTIAADWIETQGGIKTQHNVLVQLGINTEQTWGFSLVEPLADLYKNEVRELARYLGLPKEISERQPFPGPGLLVRCVGALTREKLKITRKSNKVVESLLEPLKPSQYFAAVFESNFGIDQRLSEILGDEIHVYETKATGVKGDVRSYGKMASFSLRNDYKEIREVSRKITSGDFTRALMRVWKGEGNYTVAIRAVNTEDFMTADILELDTSVLTKIAERLAMIPGVGEVVYDVTTKPPATIEFE; encoded by the coding sequence ATGTTCGAACCCGAGAAGTTCATTGAGGAGATAGAACCACAAGTGAAGTCTATAGTCGGGAACAATAGGGTCGTTGCTGCCGTTAGTGGAGGAGTTGACAGTACCACGGCTGCAGCTCTAATGTATAGGATCCTGGGAGACAGGGTAATTCCAGTAATGTTGGATACTGGTTTCCTTAGGGAAGATGAGGCTGAATCGGTTAGGCTCATGTTGAGGGATATAATGCCATTAAAAGTTGTAGATATGTCTCAAAAGTTCCTATCTTCTCTAGAAGGATTAAAGGATGCCGAAGAGAAAAGAAAGAAGTTTAGAGACTTATTCTACACCGCTATATCTGAAATAATTAAGACACATGAATCTAAATTTCTAGTCCAGGGCACCATTGCAGCAGATTGGATAGAGACCCAAGGCGGAATTAAGACCCAACATAACGTGTTAGTGCAGCTTGGAATAAACACAGAGCAGACTTGGGGTTTTTCTCTGGTGGAACCTCTTGCGGATTTGTATAAAAATGAAGTGAGGGAGCTAGCCAGATATCTGGGTCTTCCCAAGGAAATCTCAGAGAGGCAACCTTTCCCAGGTCCAGGACTTCTGGTTAGATGTGTGGGAGCCTTAACAAGAGAGAAACTTAAGATAACAAGGAAAAGTAACAAGGTTGTAGAGAGTCTACTAGAGCCCTTAAAGCCCTCCCAATATTTTGCAGCAGTCTTTGAGTCCAATTTCGGTATAGATCAGAGATTGTCAGAGATTTTGGGCGATGAGATACATGTCTACGAAACTAAGGCTACAGGAGTTAAGGGGGACGTAAGGAGTTACGGCAAAATGGCCTCCTTTAGTCTCAGGAATGATTACAAGGAGATAAGAGAGGTCTCTAGAAAGATTACAAGTGGCGACTTTACAAGGGCTCTTATGAGGGTTTGGAAAGGGGAGGGAAATTACACTGTTGCCATAAGAGCTGTTAACACTGAAGATTTCATGACCGCGGACATCTTGGAATTGGATACTTCAGTTCTAACCAAGATCGCCGAGAGATTGGCCATGATTCCAGGAGTAGGCGAAGTCGTGTATGACGTAACTACTAAGCCTCCAGCGACCATAGAGTTCGAGTGA
- a CDS encoding cobyric acid synthase — MAIIISSSMSDSGKSLVTSALVKLLRGVPFKAQNMSLNSYPTKDGGEIAFIQAFQAIGAGLEPQRFMNPVLLKPSGSGIEVIFWGESQGNFSPSMYYTIIEKYWKKVRETIQNDMVIESAGGIGEPNFMERDISGFRLVREGIPVVLVLDIDRGGTFASAYGIYTMFPPSLRGLLKGFIINKFRGDEKLLQPAISWLESRTSMKFLGTIPYDDRLKIMAEDSMNIGEMGDGELEVDVVAYPYMSNFNEFHVFSRSNARLRFVTKPSHLSKADLVILPGTRNTRMSLSWLLERGFRDILVKKRVLGICGGFQMMGETLVDPYGLEAGEPSSYTGLRLLPVKVRFQRSKVVSLSRGRSSFGPIEGYEIRRGEIEYQGGDPLLVIEERNGVGTRVMDGAMSGDHAGLSVHGSLYSEGGRNILKEYGIKLEGISLKDQIEETVNKLADVIKERVDLEAIEQIYMDNTVKQN; from the coding sequence ATGGCAATTATAATCTCTTCCAGCATGAGCGATTCTGGGAAGTCTCTCGTAACCTCCGCTCTAGTTAAGCTTTTGCGTGGAGTGCCCTTCAAGGCTCAAAATATGTCGCTGAATAGTTATCCCACTAAGGATGGAGGCGAAATAGCATTTATTCAAGCCTTCCAGGCCATCGGAGCTGGACTCGAACCTCAGAGATTTATGAACCCCGTCTTACTGAAACCATCGGGTAGTGGAATAGAGGTTATTTTCTGGGGGGAATCACAGGGTAACTTCTCGCCGTCAATGTATTACACAATCATCGAAAAATATTGGAAAAAGGTAAGAGAGACCATTCAGAACGATATGGTTATTGAAAGTGCTGGGGGAATAGGGGAGCCCAATTTTATGGAGAGGGATATATCGGGGTTTAGATTGGTTAGGGAAGGGATACCAGTCGTTTTAGTCCTAGATATAGACAGAGGAGGAACGTTCGCCTCTGCCTACGGAATATATACAATGTTTCCGCCCTCATTGAGAGGACTCCTGAAGGGTTTCATTATTAATAAATTTAGAGGTGATGAAAAATTGTTGCAACCGGCCATATCCTGGCTCGAGAGTCGTACTTCAATGAAGTTCCTTGGAACCATTCCATACGACGACAGGCTAAAGATTATGGCTGAGGACTCCATGAACATAGGTGAAATGGGAGATGGGGAACTTGAAGTTGACGTAGTAGCATATCCATACATGAGTAATTTTAACGAATTTCATGTTTTCTCCAGGTCAAATGCAAGATTAAGATTCGTCACGAAACCATCACATCTAAGTAAAGCCGATCTAGTTATATTGCCAGGAACTAGGAACACAAGGATGTCGCTATCTTGGTTATTGGAGAGGGGATTTAGGGATATTCTAGTGAAGAAAAGAGTCCTGGGTATATGCGGGGGTTTCCAGATGATGGGAGAAACCCTAGTTGATCCGTATGGTCTCGAGGCAGGAGAACCCTCTTCTTATACTGGACTAAGACTCTTACCAGTTAAAGTTAGATTCCAAAGATCTAAGGTAGTTTCATTAAGTAGGGGCAGGTCCAGTTTCGGACCTATTGAGGGGTATGAGATAAGGAGGGGAGAAATAGAATATCAAGGAGGAGATCCGCTTCTAGTAATAGAGGAAAGAAATGGGGTAGGTACGAGGGTTATGGACGGAGCAATGAGCGGTGATCACGCAGGTCTTAGTGTTCATGGTTCCCTATACTCTGAAGGAGGTAGAAATATCCTGAAAGAGTACGGCATTAAGTTGGAGGGCATTAGCTTAAAGGATCAGATAGAGGAGACAGTTAATAAACTAGCCGACGTCATAAAGGAGAGAGTTGATCTAGAAGCAATTGAACAGATTTATATGGATAACACGGTAAAACAGAATTGA
- a CDS encoding adenosylcobinamide-GDP ribazoletransferase, translating into MKVLKGILGQLAFFTIIPVGKTDFELTMEYSFLAPIIVGLVTGGIDYIVLRGLYLVLGGVVSILLIPIVEIIRGFNHLDGLLDFGDALMIRGSSEDRRKALRDVSVGAGGIGLAIVYITIFYVATQTITNFGIFSLYKLISAEVLSRTIGLLSLSLMRPMEGSFLGRSFYEKLKGKWFVLVIQSVPFLSLSSIILFPILLGLFLVLGKKILNGSSGDLTGASITISFPILLLGEDRCFLFSLPHLL; encoded by the coding sequence GTGAAGGTATTAAAGGGGATTCTGGGGCAGTTAGCTTTCTTTACAATCATCCCTGTGGGTAAAACCGATTTCGAGTTAACCATGGAATATTCGTTTCTAGCGCCGATAATAGTGGGATTGGTCACTGGCGGAATAGATTACATCGTTCTCAGAGGATTATACTTAGTTTTAGGCGGAGTAGTATCCATTCTCCTAATCCCGATAGTGGAGATAATTAGGGGATTTAACCACTTAGATGGACTTCTAGACTTCGGAGATGCCTTAATGATAAGAGGAAGCTCTGAGGATAGGCGGAAAGCCCTGAGGGACGTCTCAGTAGGGGCCGGAGGGATAGGATTAGCTATTGTTTACATCACCATTTTTTATGTAGCTACTCAAACTATTACTAATTTCGGTATTTTTAGTTTGTATAAGCTTATCTCCGCGGAGGTACTATCGAGAACAATAGGTTTACTTTCTCTCTCCTTAATGAGACCCATGGAAGGGAGCTTCCTGGGCAGATCATTCTACGAAAAACTGAAGGGAAAGTGGTTTGTCCTTGTGATCCAAAGCGTTCCTTTTCTTTCGCTTTCATCTATAATTCTTTTTCCAATACTCCTTGGACTATTTCTTGTACTCGGCAAGAAGATCCTAAATGGATCGTCTGGTGACTTGACTGGTGCCTCCATTACTATTAGCTTTCCCATACTTCTTCTAGGTGAAGACAGATGCTTCCTATTCTCATTGCCTCACTTGTTATAG
- a CDS encoding cobalamin biosynthesis protein, whose product MLPILIASLVIDLILGEPPTWLHPVVYVGKTSEKLIRPYGGYWYGIFIWFASVSPVFLICISVIYIPVPLIKMVLVILILKTTFSIKLLYDLVKGALPLNDSSRRVVQNIVRRDLSSVSIGHVGSAAIESLFESLVDGITSPMFWFLLLGLPGALLQRFANTMDSMVGYKNPELLKEGYFSAKLDTILNFIPARITGIFMILAGFLLGMEVRNSLTSLRKANIESPNARYPIAIAAGILGVNLEKIGSYSVGDGNLPTDKDVERALLLFRVTLFLYLLAMLVCYYYLYGLAFLSYPYGLMELF is encoded by the coding sequence ATGCTTCCTATTCTCATTGCCTCACTTGTTATAGATTTGATTCTTGGGGAGCCACCAACCTGGCTTCATCCTGTGGTTTATGTGGGAAAGACATCCGAGAAATTGATTAGGCCATATGGAGGCTATTGGTACGGTATATTTATATGGTTCGCCTCAGTGTCTCCTGTGTTCCTCATATGTATCTCAGTCATATACATCCCTGTACCTCTAATTAAAATGGTATTAGTTATTTTAATTCTGAAAACTACATTTTCTATTAAGCTACTATATGATTTAGTGAAGGGTGCATTACCGCTGAACGATAGCTCAAGAAGAGTAGTTCAGAATATAGTAAGAAGGGATCTGAGTTCGGTATCAATTGGTCATGTGGGTTCGGCAGCAATAGAATCACTGTTCGAAAGTTTAGTTGACGGAATCACGTCTCCGATGTTCTGGTTCCTTCTGCTTGGCTTGCCTGGCGCCCTCCTCCAGAGATTTGCCAATACAATGGATAGCATGGTAGGTTATAAAAATCCAGAGTTATTGAAAGAAGGTTACTTCTCAGCAAAGCTCGATACCATCCTAAACTTCATACCCGCAAGAATAACTGGAATTTTCATGATTTTGGCAGGGTTCCTTTTGGGAATGGAGGTTAGGAACTCCCTTACCTCATTAAGAAAAGCGAACATTGAGAGTCCGAACGCCAGGTACCCAATTGCCATAGCTGCGGGAATTCTAGGGGTGAATCTAGAGAAAATAGGTAGTTACTCGGTTGGCGATGGCAATCTACCTACCGATAAGGACGTAGAAAGAGCTCTATTACTTTTCAGAGTAACTTTATTTCTTTACCTCCTTGCGATGTTAGTTTGTTATTATTACCTTTATGGCCTTGCCTTCCTTAGCTATCCTTACGGCCTCATGGAACTGTTCTAA